In a single window of the Desulfonatronum thiodismutans genome:
- a CDS encoding GDP-mannose 4,6-dehydratase — protein sequence MNIPSEMVTLNRSKDMPNKQKKALIMGISGQDGAYLTKLLLDKGYQVFGTSRDVQMSSFANLRRLDVLDRVTLFSVAVNDFRSVLQAIIRSEPDEIYNLAGQSSVGLSFEQPMETFESISVGVISLLEAIRFFERPVRLYNAGSSECFGNTQGVPANEETPYRPRSPYAVAKSAAFWEVANYREAYGLYACSGILFNHESPLRPERFVTQKIVAAACRIAREGGGELSLGNIDVQRDWGWAPEYVEAMWLMLQQDTPDDYVIATGQTFSLEDFVRMVFERLDLDWTRHVRTNPEFIRPTDIMISRADPTKAARELGWRAKFAMPDVARMMVEARVKG from the coding sequence ATGAACATCCCTTCCGAAATGGTAACCCTGAACAGATCCAAGGACATGCCGAACAAACAAAAGAAAGCCCTGATCATGGGCATCTCCGGGCAGGACGGGGCCTATTTGACGAAACTGCTGCTGGACAAGGGCTACCAGGTTTTCGGTACGTCACGGGACGTGCAGATGTCCTCGTTCGCAAACCTGCGGCGGCTGGACGTGTTGGACCGGGTCACGCTCTTCTCCGTGGCCGTGAATGATTTTCGCAGCGTATTACAGGCCATCATCCGCTCCGAGCCGGATGAAATCTACAATCTGGCCGGACAGAGTTCCGTGGGGCTGTCCTTTGAACAGCCCATGGAGACCTTCGAGAGCATCAGCGTCGGGGTGATCAGTCTGTTGGAGGCGATTCGGTTTTTTGAACGACCGGTGCGGTTGTACAATGCCGGTTCCAGCGAATGCTTCGGGAACACCCAGGGAGTGCCCGCCAACGAAGAGACACCCTACCGGCCACGCAGCCCCTACGCCGTGGCCAAGTCCGCGGCATTCTGGGAAGTGGCCAATTATCGCGAGGCGTACGGTCTCTATGCCTGCTCCGGAATTCTTTTCAACCACGAGTCCCCCCTGCGTCCGGAACGCTTTGTGACGCAGAAAATCGTGGCCGCTGCCTGCCGGATCGCCCGGGAGGGCGGCGGTGAATTGTCCCTGGGCAACATCGACGTGCAGCGGGACTGGGGCTGGGCCCCGGAGTACGTGGAAGCCATGTGGCTGATGCTCCAGCAGGACACCCCGGACGACTACGTGATCGCCACCGGCCAAACCTTCAGCCTTGAAGACTTTGTCCGGATGGTCTTCGAGCGTCTGGACCTGGACTGGACCCGTCATGTGCGCACCAATCCTGAATTCATCCGCCCCACGGACATCATGATCAGCCGCGCCGACCCGACCAAGGCCGCGCGAGAATTAGGGTGGCGAGCCAAGTTCGCCATGCCGGACGTGGCTCGAATGATGGTTGAGGCGAGGGTGAAGGGGTAG